One genomic window of uncultured delta proteobacterium includes the following:
- the leuB gene encoding 3-isopropylmalate dehydrogenase (Evidence 2a : Function of homologous gene experimentally demonstrated in an other organism; PubMedId : 204639, 8119295, 8875643, 9086278, 9298646; Product type e : enzyme), which translates to MNHHLVVLPGDGIGPEIVAQALAVLDAAEKRFGFTVAREEHLLGGAAIDATGDPLPQRTLDACKKADAVLLGAVGGPKWDALPHGKRPESGLLGIRKALNLYANIRPATVFPELSSLSGLRPDAVKNGIDLVVVRELTGDVYFGQPAGMEVRDGVRHAFNTMIYNENEIRRIATVGFETAMLRKKRMVSVDKANVLASSRLWREIVDDMRREYPEVAVSHMYVDNCTMQLVINPAQFDVILTGNLFGDILSDEASAICGSLGLLPSASVSGLGKGGGAGIFEPIHGSAPDIAGQDKANPLATILSLAMMLDMAFARNDAATAITEAVRGVLKAGYRTGDIASSMSAPKLVGCKEMGSLVAAAVLRG; encoded by the coding sequence ATGAACCACCATCTCGTTGTGCTGCCGGGTGACGGCATCGGCCCGGAAATTGTGGCGCAAGCCCTTGCCGTTCTAGATGCGGCCGAAAAACGGTTCGGCTTCACGGTTGCGAGAGAAGAACACCTTCTCGGCGGCGCTGCCATTGACGCTACAGGCGACCCTCTGCCGCAGCGCACGCTTGACGCCTGCAAAAAGGCGGACGCCGTCCTGCTCGGCGCGGTGGGCGGACCGAAGTGGGATGCTCTCCCCCACGGCAAACGGCCGGAGTCCGGCCTGCTCGGCATCCGCAAGGCGCTGAATTTGTATGCGAACATCCGGCCGGCCACGGTATTTCCGGAGCTTTCCTCCCTTTCCGGCCTGCGGCCGGACGCCGTTAAAAACGGCATCGACCTCGTGGTCGTGCGGGAGTTGACAGGCGACGTGTACTTCGGCCAGCCGGCGGGGATGGAGGTGCGCGACGGCGTGCGCCACGCCTTCAATACCATGATATACAACGAGAACGAGATCCGCCGTATCGCCACGGTGGGGTTTGAGACGGCCATGCTGCGGAAAAAACGCATGGTCTCCGTGGACAAGGCCAACGTTCTGGCCTCGAGCCGCCTGTGGCGCGAGATAGTGGACGACATGCGCCGGGAGTACCCCGAGGTCGCGGTCTCCCACATGTACGTCGACAACTGCACCATGCAGCTTGTCATCAACCCGGCCCAGTTTGACGTGATCCTTACCGGCAACCTGTTCGGCGACATTCTTTCGGACGAAGCCTCAGCCATCTGCGGCTCCCTGGGGCTCCTGCCCTCGGCCTCGGTCAGCGGGTTGGGAAAAGGCGGCGGGGCCGGTATTTTTGAACCCATTCACGGTTCCGCCCCGGATATCGCCGGGCAGGACAAGGCCAACCCCCTGGCGACCATTCTGTCCCTCGCCATGATGCTGGATATGGCCTTTGCCCGGAACGACGCCGCCACGGCCATCACCGAGGCCGTGCGCGGGGTGCTCAAAGCCGGGTACCGCACCGGGGATATCGCCTCCTCCATGAGCGCCCCGAAGCTGGTGGGCTGCAAGGAGATGGGCTCCCTGGTCGCCGCCGCCGTACTCCGGGGGTAG
- a CDS encoding hypothetical protein (Evidence 5 : No homology to any previously reported sequences) — protein sequence MRHNFRADAVTRQHNEMVVHGADPSFGYGSKLWPEERDRRAPGVIPYPVWHIFANRREPEPTPQRLAPLWPDSKIPRCGILFSI from the coding sequence TTGCGCCACAATTTCCGGGCCGATGCCGTCACCCGGCAGCACAACGAGATGGTGGTTCATGGGGCTGATCCTTCTTTTGGATATGGTTCAAAACTATGGCCGGAGGAAAGGGACCGGCGCGCGCCGGGCGTTATTCCCTACCCGGTATGGCATATTTTTGCAAACCGCCGGGAGCCGGAACCCACCCCGCAACGTCTTGCGCCGCTGTGGCCGGACAGCAAAATTCCGCGCTGCGGCATATTATTTTCTATATAA
- a CDS encoding putative Tripartite ATP-independent periplasmic transporter solute receptor, DctP family (Evidence 3 : Function proposed based on presence of conserved amino acid motif, structural feature or limited homology), whose translation MKRGLFLIFCCCMVMVFCLGSAVAAPKKIEISLSCAMPDTHPVVVEFNKLIKEMEERSGGTMTGVVYPSAQMGGDVQVHHSILDHAVGMIWSTTASQVTFVPDLAIFDIPFLFANRQEAEKVFTDKEFMDIIGQKYEKAGFKLFGFDVTGFRWLSANRPVRKMEDLKGLKIRTMENPYHVAFWRALGVSPTPLANSERYTALQQGTVDGQENILENAYLTRLYEVQSDFMNTRHLVFLGVWVMDLQLWKEMSKEQQDLFTELLEKYRAQSTKDLNAREETIIKELREKYKKTIWEDLEPGEYERWRDTARPAAETLVRKAVGNELVDLLYKVRDKK comes from the coding sequence ATGAAACGCGGTCTTTTCCTGATCTTTTGTTGTTGCATGGTCATGGTCTTTTGCCTGGGCAGTGCCGTTGCCGCCCCTAAAAAGATCGAGATCTCGCTATCCTGCGCCATGCCCGACACGCACCCCGTCGTGGTCGAGTTCAACAAGCTGATTAAGGAAATGGAAGAGCGCTCCGGCGGCACCATGACCGGCGTCGTGTACCCCAGCGCCCAGATGGGCGGCGACGTGCAGGTGCACCATTCCATCCTGGACCACGCCGTCGGCATGATCTGGAGCACCACCGCCAGCCAGGTCACCTTTGTGCCGGATCTGGCCATTTTCGACATCCCCTTCCTGTTCGCCAACCGCCAGGAAGCGGAAAAGGTCTTTACCGACAAGGAATTCATGGACATCATCGGGCAGAAGTACGAAAAAGCCGGCTTCAAGCTGTTCGGCTTTGACGTGACGGGCTTCCGCTGGCTGTCCGCCAACCGCCCGGTCCGCAAGATGGAAGACTTGAAAGGCCTGAAAATCAGGACCATGGAAAACCCCTATCACGTCGCCTTCTGGCGCGCGCTGGGCGTTTCCCCCACGCCGCTCGCCAACTCCGAGCGCTATACCGCGCTGCAGCAGGGCACCGTGGACGGCCAGGAAAATATCCTGGAGAACGCCTACCTTACCCGCCTGTACGAAGTGCAGAGCGACTTCATGAACACCCGCCACCTCGTTTTCCTCGGCGTGTGGGTGATGGACCTGCAACTCTGGAAGGAAATGAGCAAGGAGCAGCAGGACCTTTTCACGGAACTCCTGGAAAAGTACCGCGCCCAATCCACCAAGGACCTGAACGCGCGCGAGGAAACGATCATCAAGGAATTGCGTGAAAAGTACAAAAAGACCATCTGGGAAGACCTCGAGCCCGGTGAATATGAACGCTGGCGCGACACCGCCCGCCCGGCGGCCGAAACGCTGGTGCGCAAGGCCGTGGGCAACGAGCTAGTGGACCTGTTGTACAAGGTGCGTGACAAAAAGTAA
- a CDS encoding putative C4-dicarboxylate transport system (Evidence 3 : Function proposed based on presence of conserved amino acid motif, structural feature or limited homology): MKQYLSWLDANFENVFIGIMLVSITGLSTLQVVMRYCFANALPWVEEVVVYMNVWIGFIGCAFAMKFNNDLRIDFGTLLPPNVAAGMKVLADCVTVAVYLYLAYLGIGIVGDVIHRGQTSPAAGIPLYLLYSSLMVGAALAVFRFAQRTYRTMRRKGNG; the protein is encoded by the coding sequence ATGAAACAATACCTTTCCTGGCTGGACGCCAATTTCGAGAACGTGTTCATCGGCATCATGCTGGTGAGCATTACCGGCCTCTCAACCCTGCAGGTCGTCATGCGCTACTGCTTTGCCAACGCCCTGCCGTGGGTGGAGGAGGTCGTGGTGTACATGAACGTGTGGATCGGCTTTATCGGCTGCGCCTTTGCCATGAAGTTCAACAACGACCTGCGCATCGATTTCGGCACCCTGCTGCCGCCGAACGTCGCCGCGGGCATGAAGGTCCTGGCGGACTGCGTCACCGTCGCCGTGTATCTGTATCTGGCCTACCTCGGCATCGGCATCGTCGGGGACGTGATCCACCGGGGCCAGACCAGCCCGGCGGCCGGGATACCGCTGTACCTTCTGTACTCCTCCCTCATGGTCGGCGCCGCGCTCGCGGTGTTCCGCTTCGCGCAGCGGACCTACCGGACCATGCGCCGCAAAGGTAACGGGTGA
- a CDS encoding TRAP transporter, DctM subunit, which yields MHMLSAILLFALLMTVPIGISIILSTFAVHFLGISRPVNPVFIYRSIVDGLHSYPLLAVPLFILSGLIMARGGIAKKLFEFFAYFMGKVRAGMPITAVITCLFYGSLSGSGPATTAAVGSMVIPYLEDLGYERNFAAALVTTAGSLGVIIPPSVPFIIYALCANISVADMFIAGIIPGIIIAVCLSLCAYIHCVRKGEDREKLNSTVAAIRSKGLGGLLKDSFWALLTPVIILGGIYGGIFTPTEAATASVVYSVAVSMFIYRTMSVKDIPGILSETARSLAPLLIVVASATLFGKVLTLMQVPRMIQQIMTDTAGTAFMVILTLNLILLVAGMLINCISAILILTPVLLPIALAIGMHPVHFGIMMVVNLAIGLVTPPVGADLFVTCGMFRIPVATLARHTVPFILAFLVALAVVAYIPAVSLVFIP from the coding sequence ATGCATATGCTTTCCGCCATTCTGCTGTTTGCCCTGCTCATGACGGTGCCCATCGGCATCAGCATCATCCTGAGCACCTTCGCGGTGCATTTTCTCGGCATCAGCCGCCCGGTCAACCCGGTCTTCATTTACCGCTCCATCGTGGACGGGCTGCACTCCTACCCGCTTTTGGCCGTGCCGCTGTTCATCCTTTCCGGCCTGATAATGGCCCGGGGGGGCATCGCTAAAAAGCTGTTCGAGTTCTTCGCCTATTTCATGGGCAAAGTGCGGGCGGGCATGCCCATTACGGCGGTCATAACCTGCCTGTTCTACGGCTCTTTGTCCGGCTCCGGCCCGGCCACAACCGCGGCGGTCGGCAGCATGGTCATCCCGTATCTGGAGGACCTCGGCTATGAGCGCAATTTCGCGGCGGCGCTCGTCACCACCGCGGGCTCCCTTGGCGTCATCATCCCGCCGAGCGTGCCGTTCATCATTTACGCCTTGTGCGCCAATATATCCGTTGCTGACATGTTCATCGCGGGGATTATTCCCGGGATCATCATCGCCGTATGCCTTTCGCTCTGCGCGTATATTCACTGCGTCCGCAAGGGCGAGGACAGGGAAAAGCTGAACAGCACCGTCGCGGCCATCAGGAGCAAAGGCCTCGGCGGGCTGCTCAAAGACAGCTTCTGGGCGTTGCTGACGCCCGTTATCATCCTGGGCGGCATTTACGGCGGCATATTCACGCCGACGGAGGCCGCCACCGCCTCCGTGGTCTATTCCGTCGCGGTCAGCATGTTCATATACCGGACCATGAGCGTGAAGGACATCCCCGGCATCCTGTCCGAGACCGCCCGGAGCCTCGCGCCCCTGCTTATCGTGGTGGCGTCGGCCACGCTTTTCGGCAAGGTGCTGACCCTGATGCAGGTCCCGCGCATGATCCAGCAGATCATGACGGACACGGCCGGCACCGCATTCATGGTCATCCTGACGCTCAACCTGATCCTGCTCGTCGCGGGCATGCTCATCAACTGCATCTCCGCCATCCTGATCCTCACCCCGGTTCTTCTGCCCATAGCGCTGGCCATCGGCATGCACCCGGTGCATTTCGGCATCATGATGGTGGTCAACCTCGCCATCGGCCTCGTCACCCCGCCGGTGGGCGCGGACCTCTTCGTCACCTGCGGCATGTTTCGCATACCCGTGGCCACACTCGCCAGGCACACCGTCCCCTTTATCCTGGCATTCCTGGTCGCGCTGGCGGTCGTGGCCTATATTCCCGCCGTATCCCTCGTGTTTATCCCGTAG
- the eno gene encoding enolase (Evidence 2a : Function of homologous gene experimentally demonstrated in an other organism; PubMedId : 3514618, 410789, 4942326, 775311, 8610017, 9298646, 9600841; Product type e : enzyme): MSTIVSVHAREILDSRGNPTVEVEVGLESGHYGRAAVPSGASTGVREALELRDGDKGRYKGKGVETAVENVNGEIAENIIGLDARRQVEVDTTMIDLDGTDNKSRLGANAILGVSMATARAAAMSVGLPLYQYLGGPNAKLLPAPMMNIINGGAHADNNLDIQEFMIMPLGAKSFRDALRMGAETFHCLRALLAKDGHVTGVGDEGGFAPNLKSHDEAFKYIIRAIEEAGYRPGSEIALAIDAASSEFFKEGKYVLTGEGKTLTNDEMVNYLGEFTSKYPLISIEDGMAEGDWDGWRKLTDRLGDIQLVGDDLFVTNPDILAEGIEKNVANAILIKLNQIGTLTETLDAIEMAKTAAYGTVISHRSGETEDSFIADLAVGLNAGQIKTGSLSRSDRLAKYNQLLRIEEELDDYSFYFGEHMLDTFGLE; encoded by the coding sequence ATGAGCACAATAGTTTCTGTCCATGCCCGCGAAATTCTTGATTCACGCGGCAACCCGACGGTCGAGGTGGAAGTGGGGCTGGAATCCGGCCATTACGGCCGCGCCGCGGTGCCCTCCGGCGCGTCCACGGGCGTCCGCGAAGCGCTGGAACTGCGCGACGGCGACAAAGGCCGTTACAAAGGCAAAGGCGTTGAAACGGCCGTGGAGAACGTGAACGGCGAAATCGCCGAAAACATTATCGGCCTTGACGCCCGCCGCCAGGTGGAAGTTGATACCACCATGATCGACCTTGACGGCACGGACAACAAGTCCCGCCTCGGCGCCAACGCCATCCTGGGCGTTTCCATGGCCACCGCCCGCGCCGCCGCCATGTCCGTCGGCCTGCCCCTGTACCAGTATCTGGGCGGCCCCAACGCCAAGCTCCTGCCCGCGCCCATGATGAACATCATCAACGGCGGCGCCCATGCCGACAACAACCTGGATATCCAGGAATTCATGATTATGCCGCTGGGCGCGAAGTCGTTCCGCGACGCCCTGCGCATGGGCGCGGAAACCTTCCACTGCCTGCGCGCGCTCCTTGCGAAGGACGGCCACGTGACCGGCGTCGGCGACGAGGGCGGTTTCGCCCCCAACCTGAAGAGCCACGACGAAGCCTTCAAATACATCATCCGCGCCATCGAGGAAGCCGGGTACCGCCCGGGCTCGGAAATCGCGCTGGCCATCGACGCGGCCTCCTCCGAGTTCTTCAAGGAAGGCAAATACGTGCTGACCGGCGAAGGCAAAACCCTCACCAACGATGAGATGGTCAACTATCTCGGTGAATTCACCTCCAAGTATCCCCTGATCTCCATTGAAGACGGCATGGCCGAAGGCGACTGGGACGGCTGGCGGAAACTGACTGACAGGCTCGGCGACATCCAGCTCGTCGGCGACGACCTTTTCGTGACCAACCCGGACATCCTGGCCGAAGGCATCGAAAAGAACGTGGCCAACGCCATCCTGATTAAGCTCAACCAGATCGGCACCCTGACCGAAACCCTGGACGCCATTGAAATGGCGAAAACCGCCGCGTACGGCACGGTCATCTCCCACCGGTCCGGCGAAACCGAGGACAGCTTCATTGCGGACCTGGCCGTGGGCCTGAACGCCGGGCAGATCAAGACCGGCTCCCTGTCCCGCAGCGACCGCCTCGCCAAATACAACCAGCTCCTGCGCATCGAGGAAGAACTGGACGATTACTCCTTCTACTTCGGCGAGCACATGCTGGATACCTTCGGCCTGGAATAG
- the coaX gene encoding Type III pantothenate kinase, whose protein sequence is MSITTLLFDIGNTNIKIGFADDAKITAQFTLPTDSRQTADGLGLALSGLCRHMGVDPKDVKACVASSVAPVIAHLVRGACRVFLGQTVLFAPEDIAIPLENKYARPQEVGADRLVGAYAARRLMPNATSIISVDYGTATTFDFVTESTYLGGLICPGVYSSVEALASRTAKLPHIALDIDACEPSVGRSTAESINHGFVFGFAAMTEGLCERLSKTLPGPVEVVATGGFAKSLARVTKCFTMVRPDLLLEGLRLLHKEQA, encoded by the coding sequence ATGTCCATTACAACCTTACTTTTTGATATCGGCAATACCAACATCAAGATCGGCTTTGCCGACGATGCGAAGATCACCGCCCAGTTCACCCTGCCCACGGACAGCCGGCAGACCGCCGACGGCCTGGGCCTCGCCCTGTCGGGCCTCTGCCGCCACATGGGCGTGGACCCCAAAGACGTGAAGGCCTGCGTGGCCTCCTCCGTGGCGCCGGTTATCGCCCACCTCGTGCGCGGGGCCTGCCGCGTTTTTCTGGGCCAGACCGTGCTCTTCGCGCCCGAGGATATCGCCATCCCGCTGGAGAACAAATACGCGCGGCCCCAGGAAGTGGGCGCGGACAGGCTCGTCGGCGCGTATGCCGCGCGGCGGCTCATGCCGAATGCAACGTCCATCATCTCCGTGGACTACGGCACCGCCACCACCTTTGACTTTGTGACGGAGAGCACCTACCTCGGGGGGCTGATCTGCCCCGGCGTGTATTCGTCCGTGGAGGCGCTGGCCTCGCGCACGGCGAAACTGCCCCACATCGCGCTGGATATCGACGCGTGCGAGCCTTCCGTCGGCCGTTCCACGGCGGAGAGCATCAACCACGGCTTCGTGTTCGGGTTCGCGGCCATGACCGAGGGGTTGTGCGAGCGGCTTTCCAAAACCCTGCCCGGCCCCGTGGAGGTCGTGGCCACCGGGGGCTTTGCCAAGAGCCTCGCCCGGGTGACGAAATGTTTCACCATGGTCAGGCCCGACCTGCTCCTGGAGGGGTTGCGGCTGCTCCACAAAGAACAGGCTTGA
- a CDS encoding Ferredoxin-1 has protein sequence MAEVKVTEECIGCESCVEVCPDVFVMDEATGHAKATDPASTAPCVDEAIEICPVQAIVRE, from the coding sequence ATGGCTGAGGTGAAAGTGACGGAAGAGTGTATCGGTTGCGAATCCTGCGTGGAAGTCTGCCCCGACGTGTTTGTGATGGACGAGGCCACGGGCCACGCCAAGGCCACTGACCCGGCCAGCACGGCGCCCTGTGTGGATGAGGCCATTGAAATCTGCCCGGTGCAGGCCATTGTGCGCGAATAA